Genomic DNA from Pleurodeles waltl isolate 20211129_DDA chromosome 1_2, aPleWal1.hap1.20221129, whole genome shotgun sequence:
CCATTTCATCAGCCCAGGGGGACTTCTCTATCAACCTGAATCCACCAAAAGATGGATTCAAGTATATGAAATACCCAGAGTCATTTTCTGCCTCCCTAATGCAGGTTTGCAATAAGGCCTGGGGTTCCTTcagcactgcaaacaaaaacatggatcAAATCAGGCTCCTCACAGGTTCCATGCCAAGTGCCACTAAAGAAATAGTCACAATTCTGTTCCAGAATACGGAAACTGTTAATGCCCTGCTCCCACAGCGCCTAAGCAGGTTTCTCACAGTGTCCAATGAATGCATATCATTAGCTCAGTCTGTGGAGATAAGTTTTAGTGAGACCATTCATCTAATCCAGGAGGTGCTTGAAGCTTGCCTGAACTCCAAGAAGGGCTACGAGAAGAAGCTGACCGATGTGAAGATTGCCCTGGAGCAGCTCACCATAAGAGAAGCATCTGCAAACAAATCTGTGCAAATGGCAGAGGAGTTCAGAAAGTCTACTGAGACACAACTAAAGGATGCATCAGATGTTTATAAGGACGCTTTGAAGAAAGTGCCCTCTGTGTGGGAAACCATGGCTGCTAATTTTGTGGGTGGTCTTCTTGACACACTGTCTTTCACCGTAAACAGAGTTATAAGCAAGGAACTTGGCACAGATATTCCTGCCAGTGGGGCTGTGGGTACTGTTAGTGATGCTGGCACAGGTGACGTGAGGTCCACCCAGGCGACTAACAATATCTGCTCCAAGTCCAATCAGATGACAGCTATCACAGAAGGACTTCGAAAAGTCATAGACAGCAATGGGGAAACTATTAATATGAAGATTGTTTATGATGAAAGAGAGCAGACAGTTTCAACAAACTACGTACAAAGACTGATATTGTCTTTGAAGAAGGATATAGCGGATGAAGTTGAATGTAAAGCACAAACAATAATGGATGGTGTTTTACAATCTGGCATTGCTATTTGTGAAGACTTGGAAAGAGCTGCATTATCCAAGAATACAGATAACAAGCAATTGAAATCAATTGCTGAAAGGATAAATTCATTATTTAGCAGCTCATTAAAAGTTGATTCCTATTGTAAATCAGTTACATATTCTCAGCCTTTGCAGCAAAAGCCACCAAATGCAGCCAGAGCTCAAGGTGGAGGCGGTATGGGCACCCAGTCTGCACAAATGGCACAGGCACGAGTGGAACAAGCCACACTTCAATTAGACAAAACTCAGAAAATGTACAAGGAATCCTTCGAGAACctccaaaaagaaaatgaaaaactaacATTGATCCTGGTTGAAATGAGGAGCCATAAACTGGAGCAGATTGATTTTGACACAGCCAAAAATATGCTCATTAAAGGCCTAGATGCCCTGGGGAGGGTGAAGGAGCAGTGGGAGAAGATGATCCGCTTCTTTCAGATGATCTCCAACCTCATTAATTCCTGCCTAGGAAAAAATGTCAATGAATTAGTGCAGTCCGTGAAATCAGTCCAGAGCATTCCCAACTATTCTTCTGATGCCTTTGTGAAGGACATGCTGTACAACCAAGCATTCAAAGCCAGCAATGTTGCTAACTTAGTCAACATGATCTCATCTACCTACTGTGAGGTGTCCCAACGCTACCTGATGGACCGCGTCAGCGCATTAGGAAGACTGCTCACCATGAATCCCTCCAATCCTGCATTCCAAATCGAGCGTGAGAAGTTACAAAGTGGTTGCGCAGAGGCACAGAAATCAATCCAAGATTTAGTCATTTCAAAAAAACAAGATTTTGACATGAATATAGAGGCAAGAGTTGATGCAATCAATTGCCAGCTGGGGGCAGCCATCCCACCCATGTCAACAGCAGAAAAGAAGAGCATTAGTGAGGCTGTAAAGGCAGGGACAAGTGCCGTGGGAGACTCGGGTGATACAAATTTAGACATATCTAGCTTTGTCTAAGAGGGGGGGAAACTATATTCTCTTTAagtcatgtttaattccttaagCCTTGCTAAGATAATAATGAATTGGAGTTTGTGGGTGGAAGTTGTTTCTATTTTAGTGGGTGGCAGACATattacatttggtgtaattccttcgaAACTGAATGCCAGGTAGATATCAAGCAATGATGGCCCTCTTATTTTTACTGGTATGTTAGCTGCCTCATGCATGAAgtcattgggcctcattctgaccccagccggcggcggtatccgccggcctggctggggccgccagaataccgctgcgcggtcaaaagaccgccgcgtgtattctgggtttcccgctgggctggcgggcgaccgccttaaggccgcccgccagcccagcgggaaacacccttccatgaggatgccggctccgaatggagccggcggagtggaaggggtgcgacgggtgcagtagcacccgtcgcgaatttcagtgtctgctaagcggacactgaaattctaagtggggccctcttacgggggcccctgcagtgcccatgccattggcactgcaggggcccccaggggccccatgacacccctcaccgccatcctgttcctggcggtcgaaaccgccaggaacaggatggcggtgagggggtcggaatccccaatggcggcgcagcaagctgcgccgccatgggggattcctcaggacagcgggaaactggcgggagaccgccagttttccctgtctgaccgcggcgttaccgccgcggtcagaatgcccttaggagcaccgccggcctgtcggcggtgctcccgcccccgttggccctggcggatacaatccgccagggtcagaatgagggccatagtcttgcctGATACTTCTGCCTTGAAATCTAAGCAATGTTATGTATATCTGTCCTTGACCTTAAGGGTGTGTCAAACATCTCTACTCTTGATCTCAAAATCCACAAGATACATCTATCCTCAAACTTGTAGGTGTGTCTTTGAACTCAAGGGAGTCTCAAATATCCAGGTGAAATCAAAGAACTGCCAGGTACCTCACTTTGACGAGGAATTCTGTATTTAAGGCACCCACACCGCCGACTTAGTACAGGGTTTCCAGGTCAGCCCCTGTACGGACCATTTTAGGTGGATGTTAAACTATTGAATATTGCACTTTGCGATAAATTTCTAATGTTCATCCTAAAGATGGGCACATTGAAATCCCTAACAATGCTCTTAACTACTCCAACTGGAAAAAAACTTAGGGGTTATTTATGGCCAAGTggtacagcaagtcaccttgctgtgctgcaccacagggaaagggcaggaatgctctatATTTATTGTAATATGACACTCTCCTCttctttcccctgggctggcgcacaatgggctgcctagcaccaacataggcacTCTTGCATTATGGCGCCagggtgcctccattgcatgtaggattgtttttgcacaggaaggatgcctccccgcacaaaaacaatcccatgaGACttattcatctttctatgtgtgctgcagaatgcagacagCAGGAGATGCAGGACAGCAAATATATGCCAGAATCTAAGAAAAGTGGTTCTCCATCCAATGCAGGGccagttttcttgcgccccttagcttcCCCCTACCGCCatttggcgcaccatggtgcagtgtaGGGGCATTAGCATAAACATATGTGATGCTATTGATCGactgtgcaggagtagcaccaatattttggcgctaatcctgcagagtacataggggaatctcttagattccattgcacaatttttgcggtccccctaactggggaacgttCCTTtggacacattatgcctggcgcaggcataatgtggagcaaagggttacaaagtggcgcaatgcatgcattgcaccattttataaatatggtgctgcaaatttggcctccttgggccacattagcttaataaaaaataacactaatgtggtgcaaggaggcgcttggCCCTCTACAAATCTGGGCCATAGTCACATGAATCTGGATGTGGGCTATGGGGGATGTACAGCTAGTGTTCAGAGTTGTTGTAGCAAGACCAACATGTGTGGGTGGTGAACAATTAAACAGGAAGTACAATGTGAtgtttcctttctttgtttctgtATGTAACCTATAATTGCATTTTATACTCTTAGAATTGTATGTGAttacactgtaatgttttggaatcatgataaaataaacaataaaaaatgcaCTTTGTGTGTATGCTAAACTGGACATAGGCATTCACAGGCTATTTACTGACAACAATGCTATAAGTGTTCAGTGATTTAGCTAAAACATGTACTCCAACTTCCTTTGTATTTTATCCTGAATCATGTCAGTACATCTATTTTTAGCTATTGTAATCTAGCACAATAACGTTTTCTGTATATGATTTTATTTCTGTTTCAGTTCTATTTCTTTTGACGGGAGGTTTTCttagttttaaaaataaaacaaaccaaaGGATAATGTCTATGGGACTGTTTATGTCATGACGATCTTACCGTTGTCCTGCCATACCCAAGTACTCTGTCGAGCTGACAGAAAGCTGCCCTCCGTTATCGTTTGGGAAACAAACTGTCACAATGGTGGTTTCCGTCGCTGGCTGATAGTCCTGCGCCGCTGTCGGGCTGGCGGTGTACCACCGACCAGATTTAGATTTCCCCGTTGTAGTGGCAGTGTGGCGGAAGCGGGTTAGCAATGGAGGAGGGGTCTCCCATTGTATATATGTGTTGATATAGGTTTGTTTCACACAATGCATGGAAAAACTTATGTCAACACATATTCCAAAAAAAAGATACACTTACATGTATATTGACGGCTGGGTCCTGAGCGATTGTGTAGTGACACCCCTCCCTGTATATGTCCCATGTACTGCTCACCTTCTTGTCCGGTGACAACAGGGTTGGTGTCCTTCGTGGTCAAGTGGCAAAAGCAATGGCAGGACTCCTTCAGTTGGGTTGAAGTAGAAAAGGTGAACGAAAGGGGAGAAAAGGTTGTTTTTCACCCCCTTTCCCCCCAACTGCCAGCCTTGGTGTGGAGGTATTCCCACCACAGTTGCCGGGGAGGCAGATCCAAATCTGCTTGGAGGTAACAGTGGCTGAATTCCTGGTGGAGGCAGCAGGACTGTAACAATTTTTCAGCTATAGTCCTGCCGACATCTAAATAGGGTAAGCAAACCCGTCTATACTCACATGGAATGTGAACAGATTGGGAAGGATAGTAAAACGGGGACTGCTGACAACATATATTTGGTGGTTGAAGCCATATGTGGtactcctacaggagacccacatAAAGGGTACCCAGAGTCATTTCTTGGCTCTTGGAGTGTACACCATGCTAGCACACGCAGGGTTCACAACAGGATCCTGGGGAGTAGCAATTCTTAacctgaagtctcccccatttcacatACATAGACCATCAGTCCAGGACCTATGAGCATATCATACTGTTACTATAGGGAGCGTATATGCCCCTCCAAGACTTCAACAACCCACACTTAACAAATTGATGGAGATCTTGCTGGACACTGAGCCCTCTTTACATGtcattgggggtgattttaataaTGTAATGGCCCTGGCTATGGATAGATCTCAGAAGAACCCGGTCCCATCTGGCAACACACCATTGGCTGACTTTGCAACATTGCTGGGACTTTCTGATCTATGGCAACATCTACACCAACATGACAGAGGCTACTCCTATTACTCAAGCACACGTGTATTCTCCAGACTCTATTATTTCTTCATACTGGCTGAGGTGAGTCAAATGACATATCGAGATGAAATCTTGCAAGGTGACTATCTGACCACTCCCCACAATGGGTATCGATGGGACAGAAACCCTCTGAGACTAATAAAGAGTGGAGATTGAATGCATGGGAACTTCGAGATGAGCAAACCCTACAAGAGATCCTAACCAAATCCATGCTTTATTTCACTGAGAACGAGGGGTCAGTGGCATCAGGTGTAACACTATGGGAGGCGTATAAGCCCGTTAATAGAGATAGAACCCAACATATGATGGCCCATAAGAAGAAAACGCAACCAGGGACCTGGGAGAATTAGAAAAGAAACTTCTGGTGTCTGATCCATTATTATCACCTCACCATCTCCCCTGTCATAAAGAAGGGCGGAGGCCCTTAGAGCAGAATATGTGGCTCTGGCATCAAAAGATGCATGCAAGCTAATGCTTGCCCCACAACATTACCTATATGACGTAGGTGATAAAGTGGGGGAAACTATTGGTGTGGTTTAGCCGAGGGGAAGTGGCAGCTAGATGGGTACACCAAATCAAGGATGACATTGGTACCCTATGTGATACAGACCAAGGGATAGCAGAGATCTTCGCAAAACTTTATGAAGACCTCTATAGAAAATGTCCATTAGCTAATCCCACACAGTTAGCAGACTATCTGGCAAAGATTGATCTGCTCACTCTTTCTAGTGAAGACTATGACACATTGGAAATGGATCTCAATTTCACGGAAATACGGGCAGCAATTTTCAAACTGAATTCAGGGAAAACCCAAGGACTGAATGGCTTGCCGGCAGAATTCTTCAAAAAACAAAATGACGTACTGGCCCCACACCTGTTAAAATTATTCCTGTTTTTTGCAGGATGTAATAGTGGTGATACATAATTCCGGTAGGCCCTCAGCACAGTGTGGTTCGTACCACCTGATATGTTTGCTAAATATGGAAACAAAGGTACTGGTCACTGTCTCACGACTCGTGATTGTTGTTGCTCTACCAGTCCATGAGGACCAATCCGGTTTCATGCCTAAGCGATCCAATAGAGGTAACCTCTGTAGACTGTATAACTGGATGGTGGAAGTGCAGTCTAGACCGGACTCCCATGTGGTGATATCTTTAAATGCCTGCAATGCATTTGATGCCGTACATTGGCACTTCATGACACTAACATTGCAGAGAATGTGGTTTGGATTTCAGTTTGTGTCACGGCTCACTCTACTTTATACTAAAAACCAGTGCTGACAGTGAAAGTCAATGTTATTCAGTCAGCAGGACTATATAAAGTTCATCCCTGTCACCCCTCCTGTTTGCCTTGACCCTAGACCCGCTGGCCTGTCTTGTATGCATGCACCAAAACATCAGAGGGTTCCGTGTGCAAGAATCCCCGATTCCAGAAGAAAAAAtatcttgtatgcagatgatatcctgttcccagATAGCGGTACTCAAGATCAGATAGGCCTCCCTGGGCAGCTGAGGGTAACAAGTGAGGGATTCCAATATCTGGGATCTTTATTTTACACCAGATCAGGGGAAATCTATCGACCTTAATGTAAGGAAGGTACTCCTGGAATTCCAAGCAGATGCAGATCGATGCGCACAACTCCCCCTCACCTTATTAGGAAGGGTGGCATTATTTAAAATGATCACTCTCCCTAAATTCACATACGCTTTGCAAAACACCTACTTCAGGATCTCAGAGGACATATTCATCAACATAAATGATATACTGTGGAACCTATTATGGAATAATGCCTATCATAGAACAGCCCTCTATAACAACACTCTTACAATGATGGAATAGCCCTCCCTGACCTCAGGGACAATTACTGGGCCTCTCATTTAATTGCtaataatgtgtgtggccaccagaATGGAGAACACCCCACCTATGTCTTGGAGTGCACGCAATTCCAAATGTGCTCCTACCCACATTATCTTTAAGGAGGGAAGGGTACGAGATGTTTATTACCAGCTACCCAGCTAGCCA
This window encodes:
- the LOC138251401 gene encoding uncharacterized protein; this encodes MGPRILIYSLAITLSILESSYSGPVAIYRFNREVNCKSSAANLKDAIMSVTKAEDVRLETELMMKPYANWEEFLMPAPISIAILGELAAISSAQGDFSINLNPPKDGFKYMKYPESFSASLMQVCNKAWGSFSTANKNMDQIRLLTGSMPSATKEIVTILFQNTETVNALLPQRLSRFLTVSNECISLAQSVEISFSETIHLIQEVLEACLNSKKGYEKKLTDVKIALEQLTIREASANKSVQMAEEFRKSTETQLKDASDVYKDALKKVPSVWETMAANFVGGLLDTLSFTVNRVISKELGTDIPASGAVGTVSDAGTGDVRSTQATNNICSKSNQMTAITEGLRKVIDSNGETINMKIVYDEREQTVSTNYVQRLILSLKKDIADEVECKAQTIMDGVLQSGIAICEDLERAALSKNTDNKQLKSIAERINSLFSSSLKVDSYCKSVTYSQPLQQKPPNAARAQGGGGMGTQSAQMAQARVEQATLQLDKTQKMYKESFENLQKENEKLTLILVEMRSHKLEQIDFDTAKNMLIKGLDALGRVKEQWEKMIRFFQMISNLINSCLGKNVNELVQSVKSVQSIPNYSSDAFVKDMLYNQAFKASNVANLVNMISSTYCEVSQRYLMDRVSALGRLLTMNPSNPAFQIEREKLQSGCAEAQKSIQDLVISKKQDFDMNIEARVDAINCQLGAAIPPMSTAEKKSISEAVKAGTSAVGDSGDTNLDISSFV